GCGAGTGTGACCACTGACGCCGGACGCCCCTGCTTCTCGGAGGCCGCGCTCGCCGAGTACCACGCGATCCTCGAGCGTTACCCGACGCGGCGCGCGGCCCTCATGCCGACACTCTGGCTCGCGCAGCACGAGTTCGGCTGGCTCTCGCTGCCGGTCATGGAGTACGTGGCGGAGCTGATGGAGCTGCCGCTCGCCTGGGTGACCTCGGTCGCCTCCTTCTACACCATGTACTGGAAGGAGCCGAAGGGGCGCTGGCACATCCAGGTGTGCCGCAACCTCTCCTGCGCGCTGCGCGGCGCCGGGGACATCCTGCGCGCGCTCGAGGCGCGCCTCGGGATCCGCGACGGCGAGCGGACGGCCGACGGGAGGTTCTCGCTCGAGGAGGTCGAGTGCCTGGCGTCGTGCGGGACCGCCCCCTGCCTCCAGGTGAACAACGAGGAGTACCACGAGAACCTGGACGTCCCGCGCGCGCTCGCCCTGATCGAGCGCCTGGCCGGCGAGTAGGCCGTGGCCGACGCCGCCATCACCGCCGCGAAGGCGCTCTTCATCATCCTTCTCGTCGTGCAGGTGATGGGCCTCGGCGTCTTCTTCGAACGCAAGGTCAGCGCGCTCATCCAGGACCGCATCGGGGCCAACCGCGCCGCCATCCTGGGCTTCGCGGGGCTCGGTCTCGTGAACACGCTGATCGCCGATCCGGTCAAGTTCCTGCTCAAGGAGGACGTCGTGCCCGCCGGCACCGACCGCGTCCTCCACTTCCTCGCCCCGGTGCTCAGCCTCGTGCCCGTGCTCGTGACCTTCGCGGTGGTCCCGTTCGGCGACGTGCTCGAGGTGGGCAGCCGCACCATCAACCTCCAGGCGGCCGACCTGAACGTCGGCATCCTCTACATCCTCGCCATGGTGTCGCTCGCGGTCTACGGCGTGGTGCTCGGGGGCTGGGCGTCGAACAACCGCTGGTCGCTGCTCGGCGGCATCCGCGGCTCGGCGCAGATGATCTCGTACGAGATCGCCATGGGGCTCGCGCTGGTGGGCGTCGTCCTCGCCTACGGCACGCTCGATCTGCAGGCGATGGCGCGCGCGCAGGGACACCTCCTCTGGGGCTGGCTGCCGGCGTGGGGCATCCTCTACCAGCCGGTCGCCTTCCTGATCTTCATGACCGCCGGCGTGGCCGAGTCGAAGCGCATCCCCTTCGACCTGCCCGAGGCCGAGTCCGAGCTGGTGAGCGGCTACTTCACCGAGTACTCGGGCCCGAAGCACCTGATGTTCATGATGAGCGACTTCGTCGAGGTGGTCCTGGTCGCGTGCCTCGTGACCACGCTCTTCTTCGGCGGCTGGCAGGTGCCGTATCTCGTGCGCGACGGCTTCCACTTGCCGTGGGGCGCGGCGCTGGCGCTGCCGTCCTGGGCGGTGGCGCTCCTGCAGGTGACGTCGTTCGCCTTGAAGCTCGTCTTCTTCACCTGGCTCCAGATCGTCATCCGCTGGACGCTGCCCCGCTTCCGTTACGACCAGCTCATGCGGCTCGGCTGGCAGGGCCTCCTCCCCCTCGGGCTCGCCAACGTGGTGGTGTCGGCGCTGGTCATCGTGCTCGCCGCGGGGCCGGCCGCGTGAGCCCGCTCATCTTCCTCCTCCTGGCGGCGCTGACGGTGGCCTCGGCGCTGACCGTGGTGGTGCACAAGAACCCGGTGCACAGCGCCTGCGCGCTCGTCCTCACGCTCTGTCTCCTCGCGGTGTTCTTCGTCGGGCTCGACGCGCAGCTCGTGGCGCTCCTCCAGGTGATCGTCTATGCGGGCGCGATCGTCGTGCTCTTCCTGTTCGTGATCATGCTGCTCAACCTCCAGGTGGAGACGCGCGCCATGGCGGGCGCGCTCCTGGTGGGGAGCGCGGCGGCGGGCGGGGTGGCGCTTGCGGCGCTCATCTTCGCGGCGCTCGGGCGCACGGTCGCACCGGCCGCCGCCGTGCCGGCGGGGTTCGGCGAGACGGCCGCGCTCGCCCGGCAGCTCTTCACCGCCTACCTCCTGCCCTTCGAGCTCACCTCGGTCCTCCTCCTGGTCGCCATCGTGGGCGCGGTGGCGCTCGCCAGGAAGCCGACATGACGCCGCCGCTCGCCTGGTACCTCGGGCTCAGTGCCGTGCTCTTCGCGATCGGCGTGCTCGGCGTGGTCGTCCGCCGCAACGTGATCGTCATCTTCATGGCGATCGAGCTCATGCTGAACGCCGTCAACCTGACCTTCGTGGCGCTCGCCCGGAGCCTCGGCTCCATCGACGGGCAGGTGATCGTCTTCTTCGTGACGACCGTGGCGGCGGCAGAGGCCGCGGTCGGGCTCGCGATCATCCTCTCGATGTTCCGGAACCGCGAGACGACCAACGCCGACGAGCTCGCGACCCTCAAATGGTGATCGAGACGACCAGTCTCCGCTGGATCGTCGCGCTCCCGGCGCTCGGCGTGCTCTTCAACCTGTTCTTCGGGGGGCGCCTGACGCGCGCGGTCACGGTCGCCGGCCCCGGGACGGTGGGGGCCGCGTTCGTGCTCGCGGTGTGGGCCGCGCTCCGCCGGCCGGAGGCCGGGGCGCTCCACGACCACGTCTACACCTGGATCGTCGCCGGGCCGTTCCGCGCCGAGGCGGGGCTCCGCCTGGATGCCCTCGCGACGGTCATGACGCTCGTCGTCACCGGCGTCGGCTTCCTGATCCACATTTATTCGGTTGGTTACATGCACGGGGACCGCGGCTTCGCGCGCTACTTCGCCTACCTCAACCTCTTCACCACCGCGATGCTGATCCTCGTGCTCGCGGACAATCTCGTCCTTCTCTTCGTCGGCTGGGAGGGCGTCGGCCTCTGTTCCTATCTCCTCATCGGCTTCTGGTACGAGAAGCCGGAGAACGCCGCGGCGGGAAAGAAGGCCTTCCTCGTGAACCGGATCGGCGACGCGGGCTTCCTCCTCGGCCTCTTCCTGCTGGTCACGACCCTGGGCGGCCAGGGCGTGTGGACGCTCGACATCGCGACCATCGAGCGGCACCTGGACGCGCTCCGGCCCGTCGCCGTGCCGATCTGTCTCCTCCTCTTCGTCGGCGCCACCGGCAAGTCGGCG
This genomic window from Deltaproteobacteria bacterium contains:
- a CDS encoding NAD(P)H-dependent oxidoreductase subunit E: MPTLWLAQHEFGWLSLPVMEYVAELMELPLAWVTSVASFYTMYWKEPKGRWHIQVCRNLSCALRGAGDILRALEARLGIRDGERTADGRFSLEEVECLASCGTAPCLQVNNEEYHENLDVPRALALIERLAGE
- a CDS encoding NADH-quinone oxidoreductase subunit H; the protein is MGLGVFFERKVSALIQDRIGANRAAILGFAGLGLVNTLIADPVKFLLKEDVVPAGTDRVLHFLAPVLSLVPVLVTFAVVPFGDVLEVGSRTINLQAADLNVGILYILAMVSLAVYGVVLGGWASNNRWSLLGGIRGSAQMISYEIAMGLALVGVVLAYGTLDLQAMARAQGHLLWGWLPAWGILYQPVAFLIFMTAGVAESKRIPFDLPEAESELVSGYFTEYSGPKHLMFMMSDFVEVVLVACLVTTLFFGGWQVPYLVRDGFHLPWGAALALPSWAVALLQVTSFALKLVFFTWLQIVIRWTLPRFRYDQLMRLGWQGLLPLGLANVVVSALVIVLAAGPAA
- a CDS encoding NADH-quinone oxidoreductase subunit J → MGRGAGAAVLGGGAPAGDVVRLEARLLHLAPDRHPLDAAPLPLRPAHAARLAGPPPPRARQRGGVGAGHRARRGAGRVSPLIFLLLAALTVASALTVVVHKNPVHSACALVLTLCLLAVFFVGLDAQLVALLQVIVYAGAIVVLFLFVIMLLNLQVETRAMAGALLVGSAAAGGVALAALIFAALGRTVAPAAAVPAGFGETAALARQLFTAYLLPFELTSVLLLVAIVGAVALARKPT
- the nuoK gene encoding NADH-quinone oxidoreductase subunit NuoK, with translation MTPPLAWYLGLSAVLFAIGVLGVVVRRNVIVIFMAIELMLNAVNLTFVALARSLGSIDGQVIVFFVTTVAAAEAAVGLAIILSMFRNRETTNADELATLKW